The DNA sequence TGACCGATGCACACAGACTTTAATGCTTTTGACGATTCTTTTATCCATGGAATTTCATAATGCTTCTTTATATGTGTTTTTAAGTCACTAACACTAACACCTTTCTGCGCAAATTCAATTTCTTCAATTGGATAATAAACAATTCGAATTTCTGCTTCAGACTCAAAAGTAGGGTTTTTCACAAACCCTGAATAATGTTTAAATGTAGGACGAATGCACATTATCCATGCCGATGTTCCCTGTTCTTTCAATGCCCTATAGCAAACATCTGTCATTTGTGCTTCAAATTCTTCTGAATGATATATAACAGTATCACACCCTATGGCATTTGATTGAACAGTGCTCGGATGCGGTTTCTGTTGCCTAATGCCGTCATTATGAATAAACCAATTTATATCAAATCCTAGTGACAACCCTCTTGTGTGATCTCCATACTCAGTCCATTGA is a window from the Lachnospiraceae bacterium GAM79 genome containing:
- a CDS encoding DUF2971 domain-containing protein; amino-acid sequence: MSETYLVYHYCTVETFKSILKSKVLWLCDLTDSNDEQEVIRTFVVLWEGVKKRLKQTDIPKDVLDNAIQLIDQQYKTEIQTGPPYGVCFCQKEDISSQWTEYGDHTRGLSLGFDINWFIHNDGIRQQKPHPSTVQSNAIGCDTVIYHSEEFEAQMTDVCYRALKEQGTSAWIMCIRPTFKHYSGFVKNPTFESEAEIRIVYYPIEEIEFAQKGVSVSDLKTHIKKHYEIPWIKESSKALKSVCIGHNCELSEADVRKLLVENEIGTDVQIKQSECTYRIR